One part of the Luteibacter yeojuensis genome encodes these proteins:
- a CDS encoding glycosyltransferase, producing MASIHLIAWNNGRGLSHDIRLLDAALRDLGHTVTITAVPRRSRGLPWRAWAAALRMHARWLTGRGPRRHDLGITLEHVHTAYLPLARRNAFIPNPEWLSRRDRRHLRRFDAILCKTAIARDTFAAQGLPVHLIGFQSIDCRREGVVRDRTFLHLAGASRMKGTERLLDVWRRHPEWPTLHVLQAPSTAIPDRPAAAANLDHRVTYVDDIETIRRLQNAHAFHVCLSEAEGWGHYIVEAMSCGAVVLTTDAAPMNELVRPDRGLLVAAHECGTLNLSALWRFDEAALEACVEHAAGMSDDELRRLGDAARAWYASNQAGFTERLRGAVDALL from the coding sequence GTGGCGTCCATCCACCTGATTGCCTGGAACAACGGGCGCGGCCTGAGCCACGACATCCGTCTGCTCGACGCCGCGCTGCGCGACCTGGGACATACCGTCACGATCACCGCCGTGCCGCGACGCAGCCGCGGCTTGCCGTGGCGGGCATGGGCGGCGGCGCTGCGCATGCACGCGCGCTGGCTGACCGGCCGCGGCCCACGCCGACACGACCTCGGCATCACGCTCGAGCACGTGCACACGGCCTACCTTCCGCTGGCCCGGCGCAACGCCTTCATCCCGAACCCGGAGTGGCTGTCGCGCCGCGACCGCCGGCATCTGCGCCGCTTCGACGCGATCCTCTGCAAGACGGCGATCGCGCGGGACACCTTCGCGGCGCAGGGCCTCCCGGTGCACCTCATCGGCTTCCAGAGCATCGATTGCCGGCGCGAGGGCGTGGTCCGCGATCGCACCTTCCTCCATCTGGCGGGTGCCAGCCGGATGAAGGGCACGGAGCGTCTGCTCGATGTGTGGCGCCGCCATCCGGAGTGGCCGACGCTGCATGTGCTGCAGGCGCCGTCGACGGCGATACCCGACCGGCCGGCCGCGGCAGCGAACCTCGACCACCGCGTGACCTACGTGGACGATATCGAAACCATCCGCCGGCTGCAGAACGCCCATGCCTTCCATGTCTGTCTTTCCGAAGCCGAGGGCTGGGGGCATTACATCGTCGAGGCGATGAGCTGCGGGGCGGTGGTGCTGACCACGGACGCGGCGCCCATGAACGAACTGGTGCGGCCGGACCGCGGCCTGCTGGTGGCCGCGCACGAATGCGGCACGCTCAACCTCTCCGCGCTCTGGCGGTTCGACGAAGCCGCCCTGGAGGCCTGCGTCGAGCACGCGGCCGGCATGAGCGACGACGAACTGCGCCGGCTGGGAGACGCCGCGCGGGCCTGGTACGCCTCGAACCAGGCCGGGTTCACGGAGCGACTGCGCGGCGCGGTCGACGCTCTGCTCTGA
- a CDS encoding ArnT family glycosyltransferase yields the protein MSNSAYTRSEHLRALWPWLPLWAAMALLAIFAHGPMPMFSTRTLAVAWEMWAHGHWLVPHINGEPYSEKVPLLFWMIHAGWAVFGVSDVWPRILEVIFGGAQLVIASVLAARLFPTRPWVARATPWLLMALAYSFLFGLQIMYEVLLVVWVLAALLCLTPTATRPSPRWWLFGLMVGAGFLTKGPVMALHVVFPFLFGPLWNDWARQNKARWYGFGMLGLLLGFAILLAWAIPAGEAGGEAYRQRLFFTQTAGRVVDTKAEDLQNHARPAWYYLVFLPLILFPLSGWLRGIVAVPATLFRRPWRPGTGVALVVAGIALLLLLASALTTVPGWVGNLLAVLVVLPVFVALMRQPLEPGLRFLAAWLLPTLLTFSLITGKQLYYVLPELAGATMLVAAAVADLRERHKGLASHYALGTWPLSLGAFLLAIVLFAMPSVVPTRFPDNIWLVGMAPYARFFGVIFIVLGALLLLRGRGEMRRLAFAGLIGTVALNALFTLGLWYRYDLTPASLFLAQADAAGRPIGNLGVSYNGQYHFAGRLMHPIAKIALAPGMPAQVDEDDDSVVHDGDSLADFAGHHPDGIIVSYAKHPPANAFRYARLIQPSRTGWLMIWDAPTLLALQEGRLPPEPRQPTLLYPQDYWRTRTALR from the coding sequence TTGTCCAACAGCGCCTATACCCGATCGGAACACCTTCGCGCCCTGTGGCCCTGGCTACCGCTGTGGGCCGCGATGGCCCTGCTCGCCATCTTCGCGCATGGCCCGATGCCGATGTTCTCCACGCGGACGCTCGCCGTCGCCTGGGAGATGTGGGCGCACGGGCACTGGCTCGTGCCGCATATCAACGGCGAGCCGTACAGCGAGAAGGTGCCGCTGCTGTTCTGGATGATCCATGCCGGCTGGGCCGTGTTCGGCGTCAGCGACGTGTGGCCGCGCATCCTCGAAGTGATCTTCGGCGGCGCGCAGCTGGTGATCGCCTCGGTGCTCGCCGCCCGTCTCTTCCCCACGCGTCCGTGGGTCGCCCGCGCCACGCCGTGGCTGCTGATGGCGCTGGCCTACTCATTCCTTTTCGGCCTGCAGATCATGTACGAGGTGCTCCTCGTGGTCTGGGTACTGGCCGCGCTGCTCTGCCTCACGCCCACCGCCACGCGCCCCTCGCCGCGCTGGTGGCTGTTCGGTCTCATGGTCGGCGCCGGATTCCTCACCAAGGGTCCGGTGATGGCGCTGCATGTGGTGTTCCCGTTCCTGTTCGGCCCGCTGTGGAACGACTGGGCCCGGCAGAACAAGGCGCGCTGGTACGGTTTCGGAATGCTCGGCCTGCTGCTCGGTTTCGCCATCCTGCTCGCCTGGGCGATCCCCGCCGGCGAGGCGGGCGGGGAGGCCTATCGCCAGCGCCTTTTCTTCACCCAGACCGCCGGCCGCGTCGTCGACACGAAGGCGGAAGACCTGCAGAACCATGCCCGCCCGGCCTGGTACTACCTTGTGTTCCTGCCCTTGATCCTTTTCCCGCTGAGCGGCTGGCTGCGCGGCATCGTGGCCGTGCCGGCGACACTGTTCCGGCGGCCGTGGCGGCCGGGCACCGGTGTCGCCCTGGTCGTCGCGGGCATCGCGCTCCTGCTGCTCCTGGCCTCGGCCCTGACCACCGTCCCGGGCTGGGTCGGCAACCTGCTGGCCGTCCTCGTCGTGCTGCCCGTGTTCGTCGCACTCATGCGCCAGCCGCTCGAACCGGGGCTGCGCTTCCTCGCGGCCTGGCTGCTGCCCACCCTGCTGACCTTCTCGCTGATCACCGGCAAGCAGCTCTATTACGTGCTGCCCGAACTGGCCGGCGCCACCATGCTGGTGGCGGCCGCGGTGGCCGACCTGCGCGAGCGTCACAAAGGGTTGGCCTCGCATTACGCGCTGGGCACCTGGCCGCTGTCGCTTGGCGCCTTCCTCCTCGCGATCGTGCTCTTCGCCATGCCCTCGGTGGTGCCCACGCGCTTTCCGGACAACATCTGGCTGGTGGGCATGGCGCCCTACGCGCGCTTCTTCGGCGTGATCTTCATCGTCCTCGGCGCGCTCCTGCTGCTGCGCGGCCGCGGCGAGATGCGCAGGCTGGCCTTCGCGGGGCTCATCGGCACGGTAGCGCTGAATGCGCTGTTCACCCTCGGTCTCTGGTACCGCTATGACCTGACCCCGGCCTCGCTGTTCCTCGCGCAGGCCGACGCCGCGGGTCGTCCCATCGGAAATCTCGGCGTGTCGTACAACGGGCAGTACCATTTCGCCGGCCGGCTGATGCACCCGATCGCGAAGATCGCACTCGCTCCGGGCATGCCCGCGCAGGTGGACGAAGACGACGACAGCGTGGTCCACGACGGCGACAGCCTCGCCGATTTCGCCGGCCACCATCCCGACGGCATCATCGTCTCGTACGCGAAGCATCCGCCGGCCAACGCCTTCCGCTACGCACGACTGATCCAGCCGTCGCGCACGGGCTGGCTGATGATCTGGGACGCACCCACGCTGCTGGCCCTGCAGGAGGGCCGCCTGCCGCCGGAACCCAGGCAGCCGACCCTGCTTTACCCGCAGGATTACTGGCGCACCCGGACGGCGTTGCGATGA
- a CDS encoding tetratricopeptide repeat protein, protein MTDPLVERLRAQLGGVRDGALLRFSLGNALLGDGAYAEAAQAFRDALDFDPHYSAAWKLLGKALLAIEDDAGAAAAWRSGIDTATARGDIQAAKEMTVFLNRLSRPR, encoded by the coding sequence ATGACCGATCCCCTCGTCGAGCGCCTGCGCGCCCAACTCGGCGGCGTTCGCGACGGGGCGTTGCTGCGTTTCTCGCTCGGCAACGCGCTGCTCGGCGACGGTGCCTACGCGGAGGCCGCGCAGGCCTTCCGCGACGCGCTCGATTTCGATCCGCACTATTCGGCCGCGTGGAAGCTGCTCGGCAAGGCCCTGCTCGCCATCGAGGACGACGCGGGCGCCGCCGCCGCCTGGCGCTCCGGCATCGACACGGCCACCGCCCGCGGCGACATCCAGGCCGCGAAGGAAATGACCGTCTTCCTCAACAGGCTTTCGCGCCCGCGTTGA
- a CDS encoding lipid A biosynthesis acyltransferase, whose translation MRPDIYLLYLLLRLVSLLPLRTVHAIGAWIGRRSLRANSRSARFSDVNLRLTRPELNDAERSELLCRTMEESGKSVTEVAAIWGGGAEKALGLVREVVGGELFAEALASGKGVIVAAPHLGCWELLNYWLCSKTPMAILYRPPRIHAIEALLRKVRGKLAPEQVRAEGAGVRTLFKRLGAGGTVGILPDQKPREGEGEFAPFFGVDALTMVLLPRLAARTGATVLFSFAERLPDGAGFRIHVLPAPEGIDDADLKIACTALNRGVEACVERAFAQYQWHYKRYTAHDRADPYKINAGAKAC comes from the coding sequence ATGCGTCCCGACATCTATCTCCTTTATCTCCTGCTCAGGCTCGTGAGCCTGCTGCCCTTGCGGACCGTCCACGCCATCGGCGCATGGATCGGGCGCCGCTCCCTGCGTGCGAATTCCCGCAGCGCCCGGTTCAGCGACGTGAACCTGCGTCTCACCCGCCCGGAACTGAACGACGCGGAGCGGAGCGAGCTGCTTTGCCGGACCATGGAGGAGTCGGGCAAGTCGGTGACCGAGGTGGCCGCCATCTGGGGCGGCGGCGCGGAAAAGGCGCTGGGCCTGGTGCGCGAGGTCGTGGGCGGCGAGCTTTTCGCCGAGGCCCTGGCCTCGGGCAAGGGGGTGATCGTCGCGGCACCGCACCTGGGCTGCTGGGAGCTGCTGAATTACTGGCTGTGCAGCAAGACACCCATGGCGATCCTCTATCGCCCTCCGCGGATCCATGCCATCGAAGCGCTGCTGCGGAAGGTGCGCGGCAAGCTGGCGCCGGAGCAGGTGAGGGCGGAAGGCGCCGGCGTGCGCACGCTGTTCAAGCGCCTGGGCGCCGGGGGTACCGTCGGTATCCTTCCGGACCAGAAGCCGCGCGAGGGGGAAGGCGAGTTCGCACCGTTCTTCGGTGTCGATGCGCTCACCATGGTGCTGCTGCCCCGGCTGGCGGCCCGCACGGGCGCCACCGTGCTCTTCAGCTTCGCCGAGCGCCTCCCCGATGGCGCCGGCTTCCGGATCCACGTCCTGCCCGCCCCGGAGGGTATCGACGACGCCGACCTCAAGATCGCCTGCACGGCGCTGAACCGCGGCGTGGAAGCGTGCGTGGAGCGGGCCTTCGCGCAGTACCAGTGGCACTACAAGCGTTACACGGCGCACGACCGGGCGGACCCGTACAAGATCAACGCGGGCGCGAAAGCCTGTTGA
- the dtd gene encoding D-aminoacyl-tRNA deacylase, translated as MIALIQRVESARVDVEGETVGAIGAGLLALVAVEPGDGEAQCVRMLERLRGYRIFADAEGKMNLGLADTGGGLLLVSQFTLAADTRKGMRPSFTTAAPPEQGRRWFDRLVELGRMAHPGVETGRFGAHMKVHLINDGPVTFHLEVR; from the coding sequence ATGATTGCACTGATCCAGCGGGTCGAATCCGCACGCGTCGACGTCGAAGGGGAAACGGTGGGCGCCATCGGCGCCGGACTGCTCGCGCTGGTCGCGGTGGAGCCCGGCGACGGCGAAGCCCAATGCGTGCGCATGCTCGAGCGGCTGCGCGGCTACAGGATCTTCGCGGACGCCGAGGGGAAGATGAATCTCGGCCTGGCCGATACCGGGGGCGGCCTGCTTCTGGTCAGCCAGTTCACCCTGGCCGCCGACACCCGCAAGGGCATGCGGCCCAGCTTCACCACCGCCGCGCCGCCGGAACAGGGCCGGCGCTGGTTCGACCGCCTGGTCGAATTGGGCCGGATGGCCCACCCGGGGGTGGAAACCGGGCGCTTCGGTGCCCATATGAAGGTTCATCTGATCAACGACGGCCCGGTCACCTTCCACCTGGAGGTGCGCTGA
- the rpoD gene encoding RNA polymerase sigma factor RpoD, protein MTNKAHEQQSEIKQLISKGLEQGYLTYAEINDHLPDDIVDPEQIEDIMAVLKGVGIEVHDSAPDTDTISDGAAPGTSTDDESAAEEAVALLSAVDAEVGRTTDPVRMYMREMGTVELLTREGEIAIAKRIEEGLSQVQTALASFPLTIQLLLEEYDQHVEGKRRLSEILAGFADLEEAADAAQAEADNAPEVEGDNDDDDDDVEGTTDDEDTGPTGPDPEEVKRRMEELRSLHAKFQKAAPKAEINDKKVAKIREQMSEAFLNLKLPSALIDSFVRKLREVVNDIRHHERVLMDIFVKQVKMPRAEFLKSFPSNEGNLEWAAELSRKRQKWSPNIKNFREAIDAEQEKLAQIERTLYLPLTDIKEINRAMSVGEAKARRAKKEMVEANLRLVISIAKKYTNRGLQFLDLIQEGNIGLMKAVDKFEYRRGYKFSTYATWWIRQAITRSIADQARTIRIPVHMIETINKLNRISRQMLQQFGREPTPEELAKEMEMPEDKIRKVLKIAKEPISMETPIGDDEDSHLGDFIEDTNASSPIESATETGLMETVRDVLAGLTPREAKVLRMRFGIDMNTDHTLEEVGKQFDVTRERIRQIEAKALRKLRHPSRSETLRSFLDID, encoded by the coding sequence ATGACTAATAAAGCTCACGAGCAACAGTCTGAAATCAAACAGCTCATCTCCAAGGGTCTGGAGCAGGGCTATCTGACCTACGCTGAAATCAACGACCACCTGCCCGACGACATCGTCGATCCGGAGCAGATCGAAGACATCATGGCGGTGCTCAAGGGCGTCGGCATCGAAGTCCACGATTCCGCGCCCGACACCGACACCATCTCCGACGGCGCCGCGCCGGGCACCAGCACGGACGACGAGTCCGCGGCCGAAGAAGCCGTGGCGCTGCTGTCGGCCGTCGACGCCGAGGTGGGCCGCACCACCGACCCCGTGCGCATGTACATGCGCGAGATGGGTACCGTCGAGCTGCTGACCCGCGAGGGCGAGATCGCCATCGCCAAGCGCATCGAGGAAGGCCTGAGCCAGGTGCAGACCGCGCTGGCCAGCTTCCCGCTCACCATCCAGCTGCTGCTCGAGGAATACGACCAGCACGTGGAAGGCAAGCGCCGCCTCAGCGAGATCCTGGCCGGCTTCGCCGACCTCGAGGAAGCCGCCGACGCCGCCCAGGCCGAAGCCGATAACGCGCCCGAAGTGGAAGGCGATAACGACGACGATGACGACGACGTCGAGGGCACCACCGACGACGAGGATACCGGCCCGACCGGTCCGGATCCGGAGGAAGTGAAGCGCCGCATGGAAGAGCTGCGTTCGCTGCATGCGAAGTTCCAGAAGGCCGCGCCGAAGGCCGAGATCAACGACAAGAAGGTCGCGAAGATCCGCGAGCAGATGTCGGAAGCCTTCCTCAACCTCAAGCTGCCGTCGGCCCTGATCGACAGCTTCGTGCGCAAGCTGCGCGAAGTGGTGAACGATATCCGTCACCACGAGCGCGTGCTGATGGACATCTTCGTCAAGCAGGTGAAGATGCCGCGCGCCGAGTTCCTGAAGAGCTTCCCGTCCAACGAGGGCAACCTCGAGTGGGCCGCCGAGCTGTCGCGCAAGCGCCAGAAGTGGTCGCCGAACATCAAGAACTTCCGCGAGGCGATCGACGCGGAACAGGAGAAGCTCGCCCAGATCGAGCGCACCCTGTACCTGCCGCTCACCGACATCAAGGAAATCAACCGCGCCATGTCCGTGGGCGAGGCGAAGGCTCGTCGCGCCAAGAAGGAAATGGTGGAGGCGAACCTGCGCCTGGTGATCTCCATCGCCAAGAAGTACACGAACCGCGGCCTGCAGTTCCTCGACCTCATCCAGGAAGGCAACATCGGCCTGATGAAGGCGGTGGACAAGTTCGAATACCGCCGCGGTTACAAGTTCTCCACGTACGCCACGTGGTGGATCCGCCAGGCCATCACCCGTTCGATCGCCGATCAGGCCCGCACCATCCGTATTCCGGTGCACATGATCGAAACGATCAACAAGCTGAACCGCATCTCCCGCCAGATGCTCCAGCAGTTCGGCCGCGAGCCGACGCCGGAAGAGCTGGCGAAGGAAATGGAGATGCCGGAAGACAAGATCCGCAAGGTCCTGAAGATCGCGAAGGAACCGATCTCCATGGAAACCCCGATCGGCGACGATGAAGATTCGCATCTTGGCGACTTCATCGAAGACACCAACGCCAGCTCGCCCATCGAGTCGGCGACCGAAACGGGTCTCATGGAAACCGTGCGCGACGTGCTCGCCGGCCTCACCCCGCGAGAGGCCAAGGTGCTGCGCATGCGCTTCGGCATCGACATGAACACGGACCACACGCTGGAGGAAGTCGGCAAGCAGTTCGACGTCACCCGCGAGCGCATCCGCCAGATCGAAGCCAAGGCTCTGCGCAAGCTGCGTCACCCGAGCCGCTCGGAGACGCTGCGGTCGTTCCTTGATATCGATTGA
- a CDS encoding type I restriction-modification system subunit M, with amino-acid sequence MEYRTVKSKQDQSQIKWISDFIWNIADDRLRDVYVRGKYRDVILPFTVLRRLDAVLESTKDEVLNRKKFLDTHKVTEQDGALRMAAGQAFYNVSEFTLAKLKASAAGHRLRDDFIAYLDGFSPNVQEILTKFNFRNQIQKLVDSHVLGYLIDDFLDPEVNLAPLPVKDADGRIKLPALDNHGMGTVFEELIRRFNEDNNEEAGEHFTPRDVVWLMAKLLFLPVADRIESSTYSLYDGSCGTGGMLTVAEEALHELAEQHGKEVSIHLFGQEISDETYAICKADLLLKGEGAEAENIVGGADKSTLSADQFRSREFDFMISNPPYGKSWKTDLERMGGKKEFNDPRFIVSHADNPEFKLLTRSSDGQLMFQVNKLQKMKHNTPLGSRIALVHNGSALFTGDASQGESNIRRWVLENDWLEAIIALPLNIFYNTGIATYIWVLANKKAEARRGKVQLIDASQWFQPLRRNLGKKNCELSDGDIQRILDLYLGKAQETVQSRWFDTQDFGYWKITVERPLRLKSQLSDERIESLRFASGDEALRAEIYATHGEALYSEFAKHKPAIEAWLKGEDENEDDDGEHSGDDGEAPAARNAVPAKRRKKLLDASTWQRDKGLMEVAQRAQKTLGIAMFDDHNEFRARFDAALKAQGDKLGASEKKAIYKAVSWRDETAPPVIAKRSKLKAREYFEPGFDGAYLETVGKDRFMVEYEPDSELRDTEQVPMKEPGGIDAFFAREVLPHSLDAWIATDKTQIGYEISFARYFYTPAPLRTLAEVRADILALEQQSEGLLHKIVGAA; translated from the coding sequence ATGGAATACAGAACAGTGAAATCGAAGCAAGACCAAAGCCAGATCAAATGGATTTCCGACTTCATCTGGAACATTGCTGACGACCGCCTGCGCGACGTCTACGTGCGCGGCAAGTACCGTGACGTGATTCTGCCCTTCACTGTGCTGCGGCGGCTCGACGCCGTGCTCGAATCCACGAAAGACGAGGTGCTGAATCGTAAGAAGTTCCTGGACACCCACAAAGTTACCGAGCAGGACGGCGCGCTACGCATGGCGGCAGGCCAAGCCTTCTACAACGTCTCGGAGTTCACGCTGGCCAAGCTGAAAGCCAGCGCGGCAGGCCATCGCTTGCGCGATGACTTCATTGCGTACCTGGACGGCTTTTCGCCGAACGTGCAGGAAATCCTCACCAAGTTCAACTTCCGCAACCAGATCCAGAAGCTGGTGGATTCGCACGTCCTTGGCTACCTGATCGACGATTTCCTCGACCCCGAGGTCAATCTCGCGCCGCTGCCAGTGAAGGATGCCGATGGCCGCATCAAGCTGCCCGCGCTCGACAACCACGGCATGGGCACGGTGTTCGAGGAGCTGATTCGCCGCTTCAATGAAGATAACAACGAAGAGGCAGGCGAACACTTCACCCCGCGCGATGTGGTGTGGCTCATGGCCAAACTTCTGTTCCTGCCGGTGGCCGACCGGATCGAGTCCAGCACCTATTCGCTCTACGACGGCTCCTGCGGCACCGGCGGCATGCTCACCGTGGCCGAGGAGGCACTACACGAACTGGCTGAGCAGCACGGCAAGGAAGTCTCGATCCACCTGTTCGGCCAGGAGATCAGCGACGAAACCTACGCCATCTGCAAGGCCGACCTGCTCTTGAAGGGCGAAGGCGCAGAAGCCGAGAACATCGTCGGCGGCGCAGACAAATCCACCTTGTCCGCCGATCAGTTCCGCAGCCGCGAATTCGATTTCATGATCTCTAACCCGCCCTACGGGAAAAGTTGGAAGACCGATCTGGAGCGCATGGGCGGCAAGAAGGAGTTCAACGACCCGCGCTTCATTGTCAGCCACGCGGACAACCCTGAGTTCAAGCTCCTCACCCGCTCCAGCGACGGGCAGCTTATGTTCCAAGTGAACAAGCTGCAAAAGATGAAGCACAACACGCCCTTAGGCAGCCGCATCGCGCTGGTGCATAACGGATCGGCGCTGTTCACCGGCGACGCGAGCCAGGGCGAGAGCAACATCCGCCGCTGGGTGCTGGAAAATGACTGGCTCGAAGCCATCATCGCCCTACCGCTCAACATCTTCTACAACACGGGCATCGCCACCTACATCTGGGTGCTGGCCAACAAGAAGGCCGAAGCGCGCCGTGGCAAGGTGCAGTTGATCGACGCATCTCAGTGGTTCCAGCCGCTGCGCCGAAACCTCGGCAAGAAGAACTGCGAACTCTCGGACGGAGACATCCAGCGAATCCTCGACCTCTACCTCGGCAAGGCACAGGAAACTGTCCAGTCCAGATGGTTCGACACCCAGGATTTCGGCTACTGGAAGATCACCGTCGAGCGCCCGCTGCGTCTGAAAAGCCAGCTCTCCGACGAGCGCATTGAGTCCCTGCGCTTTGCCTCCGGCGATGAGGCACTGCGCGCCGAGATCTACGCCACCCACGGCGAGGCGCTCTACAGCGAGTTCGCCAAGCATAAACCGGCCATCGAGGCTTGGCTGAAAGGTGAGGACGAGAACGAAGACGACGACGGCGAACACAGCGGCGATGACGGTGAGGCCCCCGCCGCCCGTAATGCCGTGCCGGCAAAGCGCCGCAAGAAGTTGCTCGATGCATCGACGTGGCAGCGTGACAAGGGGCTAATGGAGGTGGCGCAACGGGCGCAGAAGACTCTGGGCATCGCCATGTTTGACGACCACAACGAATTCCGCGCCCGCTTCGATGCTGCTCTGAAGGCGCAGGGTGACAAGCTCGGCGCGTCGGAGAAGAAGGCCATCTACAAGGCGGTGAGCTGGCGCGACGAAACCGCACCGCCGGTTATCGCCAAGCGCAGCAAGCTCAAGGCAAGGGAATACTTCGAGCCTGGCTTCGATGGCGCATACCTGGAGACCGTGGGCAAAGATCGCTTCATGGTCGAATACGAACCCGACAGCGAGCTGCGCGACACCGAGCAGGTGCCAATGAAGGAGCCGGGCGGCATCGACGCCTTCTTCGCCCGCGAGGTGTTGCCGCACTCGCTGGACGCTTGGATTGCCACTGACAAGACGCAGATCGGCTACGAGATTTCCTTCGCCCGCTATTTCTACACGCCCGCACCACTGCGCACACTGGCCGAGGTGCGCGCCGACATCCTCGCGCTGGAGCAGCAGAGCGAAGGCTTGCTGCACAAGATCGTGGGGGCGGCGTGA
- a CDS encoding restriction endonuclease subunit S, translating into MAVAGAYRNYRSSGLPWVPRLPEDWQVLRNGRLFAHRVETGFPDLPILEVSLRTGVRVRDMENLKRKQVMSQKEKYKRAAKGDIAYNMMRMWQGAVGPAPVDGLVSPAYVVVKPYDEANSSYYSYLFRTAAYMQEVNKFSRGIVADRNRLYWESFKQMPSLVPPRPEQDQIVAYLRAQDAHIARFIKNKRDLIKLLTEQKLRIIDHAVTRGLDATVTLKPSGIEWLSEVPEHWEVVHIGSAVQIVNGYPFDSGLFDAFVGHPLVRIRDLNRTHTEVRLNGPEVPEAVINTGDLIVGMDGDFNVARWRGERALLNQRMCCLRPRKQITTEYLALIIPKALKFINDLTLSTTVKHLSSGDVKRLRFPIPDETEQLQIVAHVQAETAPINDAITRAEEEIKLIREYRDRLIVDVVTGQVDVRGSQPSPDDVVDDTALAALSDDPEDVTEVGDDDGEY; encoded by the coding sequence ATGGCGGTGGCGGGCGCGTATCGGAACTATCGGTCATCAGGATTGCCCTGGGTTCCACGGCTGCCGGAAGATTGGCAGGTGCTTCGCAATGGCCGCCTTTTCGCTCATCGCGTCGAAACGGGCTTCCCCGATCTCCCCATTCTGGAAGTGTCGCTGCGCACTGGCGTGCGTGTGCGTGACATGGAAAACCTGAAGCGCAAGCAGGTAATGAGCCAGAAGGAGAAGTACAAACGCGCAGCCAAGGGCGACATTGCCTACAACATGATGCGGATGTGGCAAGGCGCGGTCGGCCCTGCACCAGTCGATGGGCTGGTCAGCCCGGCCTATGTCGTGGTGAAACCCTACGACGAGGCCAACAGCAGCTACTACAGCTACCTGTTCCGCACGGCGGCGTATATGCAGGAGGTCAACAAGTTCTCGCGCGGCATCGTTGCCGACCGCAACCGGCTGTATTGGGAATCCTTTAAGCAGATGCCCTCGCTTGTACCCCCACGCCCCGAGCAAGACCAGATCGTCGCCTACCTCCGCGCGCAGGACGCGCACATCGCTCGCTTCATCAAGAACAAGCGTGATCTGATCAAGCTGCTCACCGAACAAAAGCTGCGCATCATCGACCACGCCGTCACACGTGGCCTCGACGCTACCGTTACGCTGAAGCCTTCCGGCATCGAGTGGCTCAGCGAGGTGCCGGAGCATTGGGAAGTCGTGCATATCGGCTCCGCAGTCCAGATCGTCAACGGCTATCCGTTCGACAGTGGGTTATTTGACGCATTCGTAGGACATCCGCTAGTGCGTATTCGTGACCTCAATCGTACTCACACCGAAGTCCGGCTCAATGGGCCTGAAGTGCCAGAAGCGGTAATCAACACCGGCGATCTCATCGTCGGAATGGACGGCGATTTCAATGTGGCACGTTGGCGGGGCGAGCGAGCATTGCTAAACCAGCGGATGTGTTGCCTACGTCCGCGTAAGCAAATCACCACTGAGTACTTGGCGCTGATCATTCCGAAGGCGCTCAAGTTCATTAACGACCTAACGCTATCCACGACGGTGAAACATCTTTCGTCAGGCGATGTAAAGCGACTTCGTTTCCCTATTCCTGACGAGACTGAGCAGCTGCAAATCGTAGCGCACGTTCAGGCTGAAACGGCTCCAATAAACGACGCCATCACCCGCGCCGAAGAAGAAATCAAACTGATTCGGGAATACCGCGACCGCCTGATTGTCGATGTGGTCACGGGCCAGGTGGACGTGCGAGGCTCGCAACCCAGCCCGGACGACGTGGTGGACGACACGGCGCTGGCCGCACTGAGCGATGACCCTGAAGATGTGACAGAAGTTGGGGATGACGATGGCGAATACTGA